From Halapricum desulfuricans, a single genomic window includes:
- a CDS encoding MutS-related protein encodes MDLESVPGVGAKTAEALSQLDDPERALETGDVAALARAPGISEGRAARIARGAIRRRHGDHGDFLATDRAREIYRDAIALLKARTVTDDAAARLETLYPSATESRIREVRSFTGAAIERDPDPAILEALAGVEPLSVPGDVRVRDRCLATSDAERYAEAKEAIPEVSVEVVEDTRQVAELARSYATVVVLDEQFAGVDIEGDVRVEPDALERPEEVVPERPLAFFAANREPLRAAVAVHRAADLDPPCGLDTLESALETLDEDGRPRGDDELNRLATAVDDLDAAVSTAESVANDHLREAIEERDVTIEGTDLLSLVERGAGVDSLLSRELADEYDAAIAAAREHLIDTLQLQDTEAIARRAFPDEPTYPVEHIEDVVARLREELTTARDRRAARLKRELAGNLADLRADAEALVDAALELDMELAVARFAADFDCTLPAIGDVAAPDGSQADENAGAPTTGVAIEGGRSPLLDVPFGEVEPIDYHVDGVALLSGVNSGGKTSTLDLIALVVVLAHMGLPVPADAARVGRIDEFHYYAKTQGTLDAGAFETTLREFGDLVTGVAADRETLVLVDELESITEPGASANIMAGILEALEQRGATAVFVSHLAGEIRDVAATEIAVDGIEAVGLEDGELIVDRSPVKGKLARSTPELIVEKLAEDGDGFYERLLEKFEE; translated from the coding sequence ATGGACCTGGAGTCGGTGCCTGGCGTCGGAGCCAAGACGGCCGAGGCGCTCTCGCAGCTCGACGATCCCGAGCGCGCACTCGAAACAGGTGACGTCGCCGCGCTCGCTCGCGCCCCGGGGATCAGCGAGGGTCGGGCCGCTCGCATCGCCCGGGGTGCGATCCGACGGCGCCACGGCGACCACGGCGACTTTCTGGCGACCGACCGTGCCCGTGAGATCTACCGGGACGCGATCGCGCTACTCAAAGCGCGGACCGTCACCGACGACGCGGCCGCCCGCCTGGAGACGCTCTATCCCAGCGCCACCGAGAGCCGGATCCGGGAAGTGCGGTCGTTCACCGGCGCGGCGATCGAGCGCGATCCCGACCCTGCGATACTGGAGGCACTCGCCGGAGTCGAGCCGCTCTCTGTCCCCGGTGACGTGCGGGTCCGGGATCGCTGTCTCGCCACGAGCGACGCCGAGCGCTACGCCGAGGCCAAGGAGGCCATCCCGGAGGTCAGCGTCGAGGTCGTCGAGGACACCCGACAGGTCGCCGAACTCGCCCGCAGCTACGCGACTGTCGTCGTGCTGGACGAACAGTTCGCGGGCGTCGACATCGAGGGCGACGTGCGAGTCGAACCTGACGCCCTGGAGCGGCCCGAGGAAGTCGTCCCCGAGCGCCCGCTCGCCTTCTTCGCTGCCAACCGCGAGCCGCTACGGGCGGCCGTCGCGGTCCACCGCGCGGCCGACCTCGATCCCCCCTGTGGTCTGGACACGCTCGAGTCGGCCTTGGAGACGCTGGACGAGGACGGCCGGCCCCGCGGTGACGACGAACTAAATCGGCTTGCGACGGCCGTCGACGATCTGGATGCCGCCGTCTCGACCGCTGAGTCGGTCGCTAACGACCATCTCCGGGAGGCCATTGAAGAGCGCGATGTCACTATCGAGGGCACAGATCTGCTCTCGTTGGTCGAGCGCGGCGCGGGCGTCGATTCGCTGCTCTCTCGCGAGCTCGCCGACGAGTACGACGCCGCTATCGCGGCTGCCCGTGAGCATCTGATCGACACCCTACAACTGCAGGACACCGAAGCCATCGCCCGCCGTGCGTTTCCCGACGAGCCGACCTACCCGGTCGAGCACATCGAGGACGTCGTCGCTCGCCTGCGGGAGGAACTGACGACGGCTCGCGACCGGCGTGCGGCCCGCCTGAAGCGAGAACTGGCCGGCAATCTCGCTGACCTCCGGGCGGACGCCGAGGCGCTCGTGGACGCGGCGCTGGAACTGGACATGGAACTTGCGGTCGCCCGCTTCGCCGCGGATTTCGACTGCACGCTACCTGCGATCGGAGATGTCGCTGCCCCCGACGGTTCGCAGGCGGACGAAAACGCGGGCGCACCGACAACAGGTGTCGCCATCGAGGGCGGGCGCTCGCCGCTGTTGGACGTGCCCTTCGGCGAGGTCGAGCCGATTGACTACCACGTCGACGGTGTCGCGTTGCTGTCGGGGGTCAACAGCGGCGGGAAGACCTCGACGCTCGATCTCATCGCGCTGGTGGTCGTCCTCGCACACATGGGGCTGCCCGTGCCCGCCGACGCCGCCCGAGTGGGGCGGATCGACGAATTCCACTACTACGCCAAGACCCAGGGCACCCTCGATGCCGGGGCCTTCGAGACGACGCTTCGGGAGTTCGGCGATCTCGTCACCGGTGTCGCCGCGGACCGGGAGACGCTCGTTCTCGTGGACGAACTGGAGAGCATCACCGAACCCGGCGCGAGCGCGAACATCATGGCCGGCATCCTCGAAGCCCTCGAACAGCGGGGCGCGACGGCCGTGTTCGTCTCCCACCTGGCGGGCGAGATCCGTGACGTCGCCGCAACCGAGATCGCCGTCGACGGCATCGAGGCCGTCGGCCTGGAAGACGGCGAGTTGATCGTCGACCGCTCGCCAGTGAAGGGGAAACTCGCCCGTTCGACACCGGAGTTGATCGTCGAGAAACTGGCCGAAGACGGCGATGGGTTCTACGAGCGACTGCTGGAGAAATTCGAGGAGTGA
- a CDS encoding NAD(+)/NADH kinase, translated as MQLGIVGQKGNPRAQSLVEAIGRSFRDDGVEVLVDSVTAETLADEQGRGYGPSGSERFEPDAIAVQDLDTCDLVVCIGGDGTFLYAARGVGDTPIMGVNLGEVGFLNAIAPDDAIETVHEVVDDLRTDGETSTREMSRVQASGEGWELPPALNEVVIQGPQRGHGNGVGVTVRVDGSLYTSGHADGVLVATPTGSTAYNLSEAGPLVHPDVDALVVTEMAAELEMPPLVVGEDSQITVRVEGDDSATVVSDGRVSRDIDTPSQITLQRAEDSVRVAGPPLDFFTALGKLE; from the coding sequence ATGCAACTCGGGATCGTCGGTCAGAAGGGGAACCCACGTGCACAATCGCTCGTCGAGGCCATCGGCCGTAGTTTCCGGGACGACGGCGTCGAGGTGCTCGTCGACTCGGTGACGGCCGAGACCCTCGCGGACGAGCAAGGCCGAGGGTACGGACCGAGCGGCAGCGAGCGGTTCGAACCCGACGCGATCGCGGTACAGGATCTCGACACCTGCGATCTGGTCGTCTGTATCGGCGGCGACGGAACCTTCCTCTATGCGGCCCGCGGCGTCGGCGATACGCCAATCATGGGCGTCAACCTCGGCGAGGTCGGCTTCCTGAACGCCATCGCGCCGGACGACGCGATCGAAACGGTCCACGAGGTGGTCGACGACCTCCGGACGGACGGCGAGACATCCACACGGGAGATGTCCCGCGTACAGGCCAGCGGCGAGGGCTGGGAGCTGCCGCCGGCGCTCAACGAGGTCGTTATCCAGGGGCCCCAGCGCGGGCACGGCAACGGCGTCGGCGTCACTGTCCGCGTCGACGGCTCGCTGTACACCAGCGGCCACGCCGACGGCGTTCTCGTCGCGACGCCGACCGGCAGTACGGCCTACAACCTCAGCGAGGCCGGCCCGCTGGTGCATCCCGACGTCGATGCGCTGGTCGTCACCGAGATGGCCGCCGAACTGGAGATGCCGCCGCTCGTCGTCGGCGAGGACAGCCAGATCACCGTCCGCGTCGAAGGCGACGACAGCGCGACCGTCGTCAGCGACGGTCGGGTCTCCCGGGACATCGACACGCCATCGCAGATCACCCTGCAGCGAGCCGAGGACAGCGTCCGCGTCGCAGGCCCGCCGCTCGATTTCTTCACTGCGCTGGGCAAGCTGGAGTAG
- a CDS encoding 2,3-butanediol dehydrogenase, with product MDAARYYGQEDIRVEDVEPDAVGPEEVRVDVEACGICGSDLHEYTAGPIFVPGDAPHPVSGAQAPLTMGHEFSGVISEVGSDVTDRSEGEAVAVNPIIYCGECPRCEAGEYHRCESLGFVGLASNGGFAENVVVDAEQAVPLGDMPVEHGALVEPLAVALHAARVADVSPGDSVAVFGSGPIGLCVIQALRVAGAGPIIVSEPRDQRRERAEACGADVLIDPAEEAALEAIRAETGEGVDIAFDVAGVEATYNQAIDSTRPGGRVAEVSIFEESVETQPNDLVIPERELVGSIAYQGGPRSAEEFGMVIDMLEDGRFDPDPLITDRIELDDISEKGFERLIDPDSDQVKILVKP from the coding sequence ATGGACGCAGCCAGATATTACGGACAGGAAGACATCCGCGTCGAAGACGTCGAACCGGACGCAGTCGGACCAGAGGAAGTTCGGGTCGACGTCGAGGCCTGCGGGATCTGTGGTTCGGATCTCCACGAGTACACCGCCGGTCCGATCTTCGTCCCCGGGGACGCACCGCACCCCGTCTCGGGCGCACAGGCACCGCTCACGATGGGGCACGAGTTCAGTGGCGTCATCTCGGAGGTCGGCTCGGACGTCACCGACCGCTCGGAGGGCGAGGCCGTCGCGGTTAACCCGATCATCTACTGTGGGGAGTGCCCCCGCTGTGAGGCTGGAGAGTACCACCGGTGTGAATCGCTCGGGTTCGTCGGCCTGGCGTCGAACGGCGGGTTCGCCGAGAACGTCGTTGTCGACGCCGAGCAGGCCGTCCCGCTCGGGGATATGCCAGTCGAACACGGGGCGCTCGTCGAACCGCTGGCGGTCGCGCTGCACGCCGCGCGTGTCGCCGACGTTTCGCCCGGGGACTCGGTCGCCGTGTTCGGAAGCGGTCCGATCGGCCTCTGTGTGATCCAGGCCTTGCGTGTGGCCGGTGCCGGCCCGATCATCGTCTCTGAGCCGCGCGACCAGCGACGCGAGCGTGCCGAAGCGTGCGGTGCGGACGTGCTGATCGACCCGGCCGAGGAGGCTGCACTTGAAGCGATTCGCGCAGAGACCGGCGAAGGTGTGGACATCGCGTTTGACGTCGCCGGCGTCGAGGCGACGTACAACCAGGCGATCGACAGCACGCGCCCCGGCGGACGCGTCGCGGAAGTCAGCATCTTCGAGGAGAGCGTCGAGACCCAGCCGAACGACCTAGTTATTCCGGAGCGCGAACTCGTCGGCTCGATCGCCTATCAGGGCGGCCCCCGATCGGCCGAGGAGTTCGGAATGGTCATCGATATGCTCGAAGACGGTCGGTTCGACCCCGATCCGCTAATCACCGACCGGATCGAACTCGACGATATCTCCGAGAAGGGCTTCGAGCGTCTCATCGATCCCGATAGCGATCAGGTGAAGATTCTCGTAAAGCCCTAG
- a CDS encoding KaiC domain-containing protein: MSDDDWFESAFEDETDADAADDPVSDEEAPEDDETDAFEEDETDAFEDGDSGGSEETGADPFEGSDAPDADPFDGAATEGDSFGTGEGSFESGGSVSGTDETAEFADTETDDPFSSDNDPIASGEAEGSGSLFDDDFASAMRNAGPGDGGDSDDFEDEDFETEIPRIDLGISGLDDMIQGGVPERHLMVTIGAPGTGKTTFGLQFLYHGLQQGDNAVFITLEQSRRAILDTANERGWEFDRYEREDSLAIVDLDPVEMANSLDNIRGELPQLIREFDAERLVLDSVSLLEMMYDDQSKRRTEVFDFTRSLKEAGVTTMLVSEASEDNPYASRHGIIEYLTDAVFVLQYVRGDTQETRLAIEIQKIRNANHSRATKPYDITLDGIDVYQQASIF; this comes from the coding sequence ATGAGCGACGACGACTGGTTCGAGAGCGCCTTCGAGGACGAGACTGATGCGGACGCTGCGGACGATCCCGTCTCCGACGAGGAGGCTCCCGAAGACGACGAGACAGACGCCTTCGAGGAAGACGAGACAGACGCTTTCGAGGACGGTGATTCCGGTGGGTCTGAGGAGACCGGCGCGGACCCGTTCGAAGGGTCCGACGCCCCCGATGCGGACCCGTTCGACGGTGCCGCGACCGAGGGCGACAGTTTCGGGACGGGTGAGGGCTCGTTCGAGAGCGGTGGCAGCGTCTCTGGGACAGACGAGACAGCGGAGTTCGCCGACACCGAGACGGACGACCCGTTCAGTAGCGATAACGATCCGATCGCGTCCGGGGAAGCCGAAGGTAGCGGATCGCTGTTCGACGACGACTTCGCGAGCGCGATGCGCAACGCCGGCCCCGGAGACGGCGGCGATTCGGACGACTTCGAGGACGAGGACTTCGAGACGGAGATCCCGCGGATCGATCTGGGTATCTCCGGGCTCGACGATATGATACAGGGCGGCGTTCCCGAACGGCACCTGATGGTCACGATCGGCGCGCCCGGGACGGGGAAGACGACCTTCGGCCTGCAGTTTCTCTATCACGGGCTCCAACAGGGCGATAACGCCGTGTTCATCACGCTCGAGCAGAGCCGCCGGGCGATCCTCGACACCGCCAACGAGCGCGGCTGGGAGTTCGACCGCTACGAACGCGAGGATTCCCTCGCGATCGTCGACCTCGACCCCGTCGAGATGGCCAACAGTCTGGACAACATCCGCGGCGAACTCCCGCAACTCATCCGGGAGTTCGACGCCGAACGACTCGTGTTGGACTCGGTGTCGCTGCTGGAGATGATGTACGACGACCAGTCCAAACGCCGGACGGAAGTGTTCGATTTCACGCGGTCGCTCAAGGAGGCCGGGGTTACGACGATGCTCGTCAGCGAGGCCAGTGAGGACAACCCCTACGCGTCCCGGCACGGCATCATCGAGTATCTCACCGACGCCGTGTTCGTCCTGCAGTACGTCCGTGGGGACACCCAGGAGACGCGTCTGGCGATCGAGATCCAGAAGATCCGCAACGCCAACCACTCCCGGGCGACCAAGCCCTATGACATCACGCTCGACGGCATCGACGTCTACCAGCAGGCTTCGATCTTCTGA